One genomic region from Dermacentor variabilis isolate Ectoservices chromosome 6, ASM5094787v1, whole genome shotgun sequence encodes:
- the LOC142586185 gene encoding toll-like receptor 6 produces the protein MSDTDASTDMDFGYNSRRFLRNSTVKRFIMNGSKLSTLPSRAFCAFPMLEELSLDNCQLSDIPGSPFECLERLAVLSISGNHIRSLYDKNVKGLENLVSLNVSNNDISYFQGSYILSTLFSLRTLDLSHNKLRKLELHCQGKIKIQEINLENNHVLLWEPPLFVRMRKLKKLIFAHNEITKIDHEMLHDVHHVDNVDFSWNPWDCFSCDLNNIHTLLQKYPAKCSDCFLCGQPLEQYGVDVRNVTWREDDCAPPDYYRLYGVPALLSFMVIALLASFVHRNRWYLMYAVLYLKVTVKGYRRKRHVNHYFWEGFLSYHASDADWVRDVLLPRLESPPMQFRLCLAERDFIPGIQITENICRAIAQSRTSLFVLSHEFCRSRWCMFELSLAQHRLFESDRQDGMVFIRKDNVDESEMSPMLQYLTKSRTYVQLPPEGSRETLNNFFWLQLQAALEE, from the coding sequence ATGAGCGACACAGACGCATCTACCGACATGGATTTCGGTTATAATTCGAGAAGATTTCTACGGAACAGCACTGTGAAACGGTTCATAATGAATGGCAGCAAACTGAGCACGTTGCCAAGTCGGGCATTCTGCGCGTTCCCGATGCTCGAGGAACTATCGTTGGACAACTGCCAGTTGAGCGATATTCCTGGATCACCTTTCGAATGCTTGGAACGTCTGGCGGTTCTCTCAATTTCCGGCAACCATATTAGGTCACTCTACGATAAAAATGTAAAGGGGCTTGAAAACCTAGTATCACTGAACGTAAGTAACAATGACATCAGCTACTTTCAAGGTTCATACATACTCTCGACATTGTTTTCATTACGCACTCTCGACCTCTCTCACAACAAGCTCAGAAAACTGGAGCTGCATTGTCAGGGGAAAATAAAGATCCAAGAAATAAATCTTGAGAATAACCATGTACTATTGTGGGAGCCGCCCCTTTTTGTTCGCATGCGCAAGCTTAAGAAACTAATCTTTGcgcacaatgaaattacaaaaataGATCATGAAATGCTCCATGATGTACACCATGTCGACAACGTGGACTTCAGCTGGAACCCCTGGGATTGTTTCAGTTGTGACCTAAACAACATTCACACACTTTTACAGAAGTACCCAGCAAAGTGCAGTGACTGCTTCTTGTGCGGGCAACCTCTTGAGCAGTATGGAGTCGACGTCCGTAATGTGACTTGGAGGGAAGATGACTGTGCTCCTCCTGACTACTATCGCCTCTACGGCGTTCCCGCGTTGCTGTCCTTCATGGTCATCGCCCTACTCGCCAGCTTTGTGCACCGCAACCGATGGTACTTGATGTACGCCGTGCTCTACCTAAAAGTGACCGTCAAGGGCTACAGGAGAAAAAGGCATGTCAACCACTACTTTTGGGAGGGTTTCCTATCATACCACGCCTCAGACGCCGACTGGGTTCGTGATGTACTCCTTCCGAGGCTGGAGTCACCACCGATGCAGTTCCGGCTATGCCTCGCCGAGCGGGACTTCATACCAGGCATCCAGATCACGGAAAACATTTGCCGGGCTATCGCTCAGAGCCGTACGTCCCTGTTCGTGCTAAGTCACGAATTCTGCCGCAGTCGGTGGTGTATGTTCGAGCTGAGCCTGGCGCAGCATCGTCTTTTCGAGAGCGACCGCCAAGATGGCATGGTGTTCATAAGGAAGGACAATGTGGACGAGTCTGAGATGAGCCCTATGCTTCAGTACCTCACCAAGTCACGCACTTACGTGCAGTTGCCACCGGAAGGTTCTCGTGAGACGCTCAACAACTTCTTCTGGCTGCAATTGCAGGCGGCGCTGGAAGAGTAG